In Megalops cyprinoides isolate fMegCyp1 chromosome 12, fMegCyp1.pri, whole genome shotgun sequence, the sequence AAACTCTTCATCGTAGCCGCTGATATCGTTCAGAAGCTGAGTGGCGCTAAACTCCTGTGTGTGTCGGATGAAACTCACAGAGAGTGTGACGCGTATTGAAAGTGCAGCGAGGCGGTGCCGTTTAGCTGGAGTCAGACGATAACGAGTCCTCAGGGATCTACACAACACCAATTTAATACATGTCACATTTGAAATCACcccagaggggagaggagacgAAAATGCTCAGCTGCAGTTTTCTTCTTTGATACTACACAGATGTTACTGCCATTCACATCTGTTTAATTTTGtgactgtgcatttgtgtgcatttgtgtatttttacattttttatgttaatatttatttgtggTAGGTAGCTACGAAACCAGTTCAGTCTGTGAATTCTCTGAATATCTCTCTATCCATCTAAAAAGTGCTTACATATACAGGTAACTTGGGAGCAGTAAGAACGAAGTTCACTCTACTCACACTAATTGTAGGGTATACAAGCATGCTTTCAGCCAAAAATCATCCCCCTCTTACAGTCTCAGAATCTCACAATCTCAGAGTACATCATAGTAGAATACATATGCAAACAAtacatatgcaaacaaaatTTGTCCCCCTGATACAGTACCTCAGACTAccagctgcagtgcagtgaaagtgagagggagCGTGTTTTGGAGAATAATATCTGAGAATATCTGAATGTCATCACCTTCCCTGGCAGTTTGTGGGGCCCTGCTGTGTCAATGACTTTGATGGGAGGTGCTCCACGTTTTATCTGGAGTATGCTGAAGGGTTTTAGCCCGGGAACATCATTCCGGAGGGAGACATTAGCAGAGCATACACAGATCCAGAAGGGGAGTCAAATATCAGAGGGAGGAAAATAAAGATTTCAATGTCATTTCcctgaaaataatgtaaagctcatgaaagacagtgagaagccacatggctgtgctgtggagggGTATCTATGAAGTGCAAGCAGCTTTTCTGGAAAATATGTGGTCCCAGAGTGTAAGGAGTACTCATTTTATGCCATGCACACTGCATAATCTTTATTATGCAGAGTGAATCACAAGAGCTATTCAAGAATGAATAACAAGAGACCATTATTGCCACATCATTAATTAATGTGACAGTAATATCTAGCAATTATATGTGCATTAACTTAGAAAACAGGATGCTACATTTAGTCTGAAAGATAATAAAATGAAGATGTTGTTAGATCacaagaaagaaacaaatttttCAAGAGCCCTAGAAAAGCACATTTGGTTCTGAATTCCAGGTAAGTGTGTGTCTGCCCCATCTCCCATTAACTTTGCTGTAATTAATCTGACAGAACAGCTCATTGAGGGAAAAGCCTTAACCACCTGGAGGACACCTCACAAGAACTAAAGACACACTTTACTTACTGTCGAAAGGAACCCACTAATGAATTTGCAGGCCGCGGGACTCTCTTTTTGTGGCGCATACCTGAAATGCACAATCAAAAGACAATGAGGCACACTACAGGCCAAATGAGGGCCAATTTTAGACCTAGTGAAAACGGGCATTGAGCATGCAAGTCATGTCCACAGTCAATGGTTATAAACACCTCTTTGACTAATGAGGTCCAAACCATGACATAAGGGTAGAGTAGTAAtgaattattataaattataaattataattgcTGTTATTGACAGTAATAACATCATCAATACTACTActaagaaattgaaaaaaataaaatgcaaatagaaTTTGGTGTCCTAGGTCCAGCGTCCTGCATGTTTTGGTGTTACTCTTCAATTATCAGCTACGGGAACATTGCATTCAATTATGTCTGATCCAGTTAATGacttcaattaaacaattaagagATGAGGCAGAAGGAAAATCAGGAGAGTCTTCGGCTCTTCCGCATCCCCAGAGGTTTTGAGGCAACAGAGCATACCTTATGAAGCATCACTATGCCCTGTTACACTGGACCTTCTGCAAGTGGAAAGTAATCTTATCTGAGGACAATGGTGTGCCAGAACTCAGAGCCATGTTTTTCAGAGGCTGGAGACGATGGCGTCATGGATTCTAACCATTATGACGCTTTGTCCTTTGCTTTGGCTCAGAAACAGTAGGGCAAATGTTCACTTCTCTCAATCTGTCACGGGTTTGTGgtcactgaaaaaatataatattgtgtAAGAAGTGAAcccaaaaaaccccaaaactcTAAATAGACACACCggaataaattttaaaaacatacaaagttaaggacaaagcagaGTTTTGATTGTATTGAATGCCAAATGGCCAAAACCACTTAAATTGCAGGACAGCTGTTACTAGTGGTGCTCTGTGTTGGATATACACACTTGGCTCAGATCACTGCTCCTCAGGATTAAAGATGCCACAAAGTATGTGGTAGTAGTATCTCCCTTAGTATCTCCCTTTTCTTCTGCTCTTTGTGAAAGTGCAATGCTTATTCTTTTCTCAGTGTCTGAAAAAATTAGGATTAGGTATGTCTGTATGAAAGTGGGCCTAAACACCCCTTTACTCAGCTGAAATAGTTAGTTGATAAGGGGGAGGTAGAGGTGGGACATTAAGGAAACTTGAATGTTGTTATtggaaaaattacaaataaaaaatgtttggttgatGATTGTCACTTGTAACTGAACTTGATACTTGTGGTTTAAGTTACATAGATAAATGATTATGTAACTTAAAAAATATGATTGTCACCCTGACCAAAAAAGTTTCCTGTTCATCCTATTTTCACCTAAATTCTGCATGCTTAAAATTAACAATCTATCTGCTTATAAGGACTGCTACCAGGTATATTGCTGGTAtgtccaatcaaacactttctctggatttcatctttttaaatgcTCAATTGTCCTTTTGAGATTTGGAAGTAATTATCCTCAACTTCTAATAGCTTAATGTAGGCTGTCCAATTGCATGATATTACTGAgtggaaattttattttaatcactattgtgatgttttatagcaaacaacacattcacatttccaTTCTTCTGGAAAGAATAGATACCCACACAATGCTTTACTTCTTAACACATGTCCACAAcaacattttaatcataaatattttagtTGCTTTACTGTTGCTGACATAGAGACCTGTATATAGAGATACACTAACAGTTGTGCATCTGCATCAATAAGTGAAGACAGTTACTTACTTGTTAAGGGTGTCTccaaaatgcagcatttttgtGGCACTctgaaaatctaaaaaaaaaacaaatactacaATACAATACAGGTCCACCTATACTTTGTAAAAAGCAGGCACTTTATACAGTATCTTATTATCCAGTTACTACAGGGGAGCACAGGTTTGCAATGAGAGTAATTACACATTGTACAATTAAACATACCCCTAATTTGCTGCGTTCTAAATGCACGGAGAGCACGCTCTGTGAAAATCACTATACGCATACCAGCTCTAAGATTTAAGGCTActtgaaattatatttatgtaacaCTCTGTGATTGCATAGCAGTTACACATAACATTTATAGTGTAATTATTTAGGTTCATTATATTGCCAACCAGATGTGGAGTGTGATGGGTTAGTTTGATGACAATGGCCTTGCTTTGGaagcaaatgaaaaaggctattGTTGCTATGAGGCCACACAGCTTGCCGACACCACCCTGATGAATTAGTCTTGTAAAATATTAGCACAAATGGCTTTTTGGCCGTTCTGTTGGTACACTGGAATTAAACACCACAAATCCAAATTATAGCAGTGAAATTACactccttgaaaaaaaaaaagttgcccTTGCGAATTTAATTAGGTGATCAGTCTCAGaaagcaaaacatgaaaataactccccatgcaaaaaaaaatcttcatttacAATCTCAGCCAGACAAGAAGACATTGATGCTGTCCCAGTTATTAACCTATAATTAAATCATAATTCAGAAACCATTTCGTCTTCTTTTCAGCTGTGTGCACTGCACACACTTGCCGTGTTGAGGGCTGGTCCAGAGACATTAGTATTTCATCCTCGTTCCTCCTTAATGGGGTGTCACCCTCAGGGTCCCCATGCCAGGAGCTGGAGGCGGCTCTTTGCATTTGTTGAAATCATGCAGGTCCTGTGGTTCTGAAATCCATTATCGCAGACACCAGATGAGGGACGACTTACCTATTACTTttacacactcatacatttaCACTGGGTAGTTACTGTAGACATTCAACCTCCTTGCTCAGTGGTATTGTTCTGACCCAGGATTTAAACCGGCAACCCCTGCTTACAAGTCCAATCCCTTTACCGCAAGGCCACGCTTCTGCTTATCACTGCTGAACCCTTCTGCTTCTCATTAAGGAGTGAATGCTGTTTATGGTCACCTGTATTTACGATTGGTCTAAATATGTAATTAACAGCttggaacatttacatttacatttattcatctggcagatgcttttatccaaaccaAGTGAGGAAGAGTACAACACTAGCAAAacccataaggagtcaacaatattagaagaaAGAAATGTCCTTGGCATTCCTGAACCAGGGTTGCCTGCTACATGTTCAAATATTCAGTGGTTATACCGGAAACTGCACTAGGGTGGTGTATTTATCACATTAATGTGGATGCCAGATTGCCAGCACaggagagggaagcagagaaTGTAATTTTGATATCAGGCTTTAAGGTTCCACACATCATAcgattattttacattacatccatgCACAGATTTGAATGTACCTGCGAAGCAGGTTCAGGTGTTTCAACtgttgcattaaaaaacaacattacaaaTAATATTCTTATATTAacaacactttttaaatgtcagataaCAGCCTGTATGATAACTCTAAGCCATCACGTGAGCGTGATCTCTGCTCCGGCCGCTACAGTGCTAGATTAATGTTATAGGTGGGATCAGGCTGTCTTGCATAGGACACCATAAGAGCACACAGCAGATAAAAAGGCACTGCAGATGCAACCACAGAGTGACTGCATACTATTGTTATTTTACCTATATAGCACCAATGTGGCCAAAGGTAGAAAAAGGCCAGAATAAGGCCCCCGAAATCCTGTCTCCTTGGAGCGTGGTTAGCACCAGGCAAAGGGAGGATATGTTCACTCTTTTGCAGTCCCCAAATAATCTAGTACATCCTGACCTCAGATGCTCAGATAGGTATGGCagaaattcataaaatgttttaaactgacTCAGCACCAGGGCATTCCTATCTTCTGAAAGGCTGTCCATATTTTATAGAGGCACATCAAGGACGTGCTGCGTTTTCCTTCCAGTTCCCCTGCTTTAGTGAACGTGAGGTTCCGCCCTCAGCAGCAACCTTCTAGAACTGCCCGTCTGACTCGGAGTAGCACGCACACGACGTTCGGTTAACGGACAAGGGAGACATGGACAAATTTAACCCAGATCAACTCAAACAAAGTCATTTCGATCCCACTCTACGTGGCAACAAAAAACAGGCTTCTGTATCTGGAATGTATTAATTATGGACTAATTATATCATGGATTAATTCCGTAGTGTCGTATTACGAAATATAAGCGTCTCCTTCATGTCAGTGGTAAAGAAAACGAGATATTACAACCTATATGATTTTGGCTACGATGGTCACCTTAGATAGTCGTGGCTAAATTGTGGCGCCCCAAAGTGCGTTATGAAAGCCTGTTAGATGTCTTTTGGTCTTCTGCATCTAAACTCAGAAAGCGGCTAAACGGGCGTTTTGAAAGTTTTCTGACGTTTTTGAGCATGTGTCTTAACGCTTCTCCATCCATGCAACAGTAAGCGAACGTTGTCAGAGGCACTTCAAAGCACGTGATGTCGCCTACTAAAACGATGCTACATTATTAAGCAGGCGCAGAGACCTCAGATATTGCCGATAGCAGGAGAGCAGCTTCCACGGGGAGCGCGCATCACAGTAAAACGCGCAGCAAAAAGAATCAAAAGCCAttcaaaaaaatacataaaaacgaATTCGTAGTACCTGAGAAATAACAGCACATTATCAGTTTCTTGAAGTTCGAGAGATATTTTTCTATCCAGCTTTAACCCACACGTTTGGATCTGTGCGTGACAGCAATTGGTGCGCAAGGATTCTGCTCAGCCCAGCGAACTATGTGATGGTAAGCAACTTTTTACAGATctaaatgtttgcattttgtttttacacgTGCGCGTAAGCGTCGCATAgatatttaacaaaatgttttaaacgtAAAAATGTCgttttaatataaaattagACTGATCGATATTATATcgttttgatattgtttttttttttcgcccgCTTGGTTCAGTCGCTAATCGTGTACCTGCGAAAGTGTACAGAAAGTAGATAAATAATGCCGACGCGCCGATGTTGTGTACTACCAAGGAGAATCGGTGTTCAGCAACTGGTTGTTACGAGGGGCTGAGCGACTGGAAGTGCCGTGGCTTTATATGAGGCGCTGTGTttatctttgttgttgtttttccgTGTCAGCACGTGGCATTTTTTACCCAAAAGCACTCATTTTTTTGCTCATAAGAATCGCAGCTAGCCATTCCGACAGCGCGTGCTGCTGAACCGCTGGTTCAGGTTTAGGTAGACAGTTAAATCTCAGATGCAAGTGACCTCGCTTAGTTTGTGATTAACGCTCAGGAGAGAACAGCGTTACGACTCTTTGGAGCGAATTAACTGCGACTGAATAAAGTTGATTCTGGGTAGGCTGATTTTATCCCATATTTTATTATtcccatatttcattttctctgtgttcatttctcAGATGGCACGTGGGTAGACATTAAGCAGGGTGCTGTAAAATGCTAGCTATCATTTCCTCTTGTCAGCTTGATTAATGTGGCGGGTTATCtttgatattaatttattaaatcaCCATGGTGCGCTCCTGTCCTATGACGTAGTTGTTTCTAAAGCAAGACCAATGGATTCATTAATCTGTTTATTATTAATTCCCTTGATAGGCACCATTACGGAGGTCGACTTAAAATATGAAGcgcaaaattaatttttaaatttgctgCGCGCACTAGTCGTTTCATACAGGTAAATGTGATTTAGCAACATGAGAGGTTACAGGGTATATCAAATGTGTACACGACTAAACGGAACAATTTAGTTAAGTACGGTTCTCGAGGTTACAAAGAAATTTCATAACTAGACATTCAGCTCACGGATATCGGTTCCAAACCTATTTGCTCTCTCCCTTGTTGCTACCTGTGAAAGATGGTGAACAACCGAACGAATGAACATGACAATCAcaagtcaattaaaaaaaaacagtaggtCTGTGTAGTTATGAACACGAGACAAAGCATTATTATTTAATCTTACCAGCTGCCTAGCGCGTAACTTGTGTCATTTCAATTCAATCATGAAACAAAGGCTTGCGTGAAAGCTTTGGTCACGTTTTCTGCGAGGGGAATTTTGACATGATTTATCTGACCTTTTCATGAGAAATCACTTGTCATATATGTGACAGCAATATCTTTTTAAGAGTCTACGAGATGAAACAGTCATCAGCCAGCCGACATTAACGACCACTGTGTATTCCATCCTCCGCTTTGACCGGCAAGTAAATATGCCATGTCCGATCAATCTTTATGTCTGTCGTGGTCTTCCATGAGAAACTCTGTCCCACTGTGGCAATCGCAAACCAGATTTGCCTTCAGCAAATGGTGTGCTACAGGGACGAAACTGTATGCAGTATCATATTTGGTATCAGTTTAGAAACTACAGTCTAACAGTTAAAGGGCTGTGATCATGTGGCAAAACCCCTCTGGAACAATACACTGGagttttaatgtgaaacatgtTATCACGACGGAAAATGAATTTGAtcccaaaatgaatgaaagtcgTAGGCTAATGAAAAATCTCATTGCAAAATCGACATTATGCAAAGAGGTGTAATCTCATTTGTAAGATTCATCATTTCAAGCCGAGGTTTGAAAAATTAATCTGTAATTGCTCGTTTTCCAGCACTGTCTGAAGGACGTCTGGCCTGGCGTCATCTGGGCAATGCTGAAGTCCTCTGCATCCCAATAAAACATATGTCTCCTTGAATATGGAAATTTAATCGCACGTCCACCGGTACAATACAGGAGCATTAATCAGCTTATTTAACGCTGTAATTAGCCAGATGATTAATGGTTTTATAAAACAGATGTCATAGCAAGGattcatttcaatgtaaattCATTCAGTCTATTGTTAAAATCTTTTTCATCTGTATGTTATTACAAAAATACTTatgataaatgttttcaaatgttaGCTGTGCAATGGAAAGTATTTAATAGATACCTCTTTTCAGGGTGTTTACATCATCATTTGAGAGACTGCCTCTTTCGCCACCTGCATTGCGGTCCAAAATTTTGGGGCTCTGTATGCTTTGCCATTACCTTTGAgtactgtaattaattttaGAAACTCATAACATGTGACAGAGAGCAAGACTACATGGACACTTGCTCTAACTGACAAAACCTTATGCAGTTATAGTGAAGAGGCCATTGTCTCCTTTTCATGGATTGAATTGTATACAACTGTTGCTGAAACCTCCTTGAAGTTCAAAGACAGTAAAGTATCATATCACCTAAAGACACAAATCAagatatataaatgtatagTTTATCTACATGAATCATGTTTTCCTTTATAACTCCTTAAGTATAGAATGGTCCTGTACATGGAGAAGTGGGACATAACTACAGACATCTCTTTTTTCCCACATAGGTTCTCTTGAAGAGATCTTCAGTTCCATAGTGTACCTTCCAGTGGATCAACCATGAAGTCTGCACTGGACGGTGTGGCAGACACCACCTTCCGGACAATAACCACAGGACTCCAGTATCTGGGCTCCAACGAAGCCAGTTACAATGATGCCACCATCGACAGCGACTTCGCCAAGGGCGGATACCCTCTGCAGAAGCCGCTGTCTGCCTTTCGCAGTGACTCCTTCCCCGGGAAGATCCCCGTGGATGAGGAGCTCATCCTCAAAGGCATCCCCTTCTACCCAACCAACATCACGGACCTGCTGGTCAACAGGAGCGGCGTGGCAGAAGGGGCTGGTGCCATCCAGTGTGGGGAGAACTTCATGGACATGGAGTGCTTCATGGTGCTGACCCCCAGCCAGCAGCTGGCGGTGGCGGTGATGGCGCTAACGCTGGGCACCTTCACGGTGCTGGAGAACCTGGTGGTGCTGTGCGTTATCCTGCACTCCCGCACGCTCCGCGGACGCCCCTCCTACCACTTCATCGGCAGCCTGGCCGTGGCCGACCTGCTGGGCAGCGTCATCTTCGTCTACAGCTTCCTGGACTTCCACGTGCTGCACCGCAAGGACAGCCCCAACGTGTTCCTCTTCAAGCTGGGCGGGGTGACGGCCTCCTTCACCGCCTCCGTGGGCAGCCTCTTCCTGACCGCCATCGACCGCTATATCTCCATCCACAAGCCACTGGCCTACAAGCGCATTGTCACCCGCACCAAGGCCGTCATCGCCTTCTGCATGATGTGGGCCATCTCCATCATCATCGCGGtgctccccctgctgggctGGAACTGCAAGCGCCTCAACTCGGTGTGCTCGGACATCTTCCCGCTCATCGACGAGAACTACCTGATGTTCTGGATTGGAGTGACCAGCGTGCTGCTGCTCTTCATTGTCTACGCCTACATGTATATCCTGCGTAAGGCACACCGCCACGCCGTCCGCATGCTGAGCCGCACCTCCCAGAAGAGCGTGGTGGTCTACTCCGCTGACGGCACCAAGGTGCAGACCACCCGGCAGCCTGAGCAGGCCCGCATGGACATCCGGCTGGCCAAGACACTGGTGCTGATCCTGGTGGCGCTGATCATCTGCTGGGGGCCCGTGCTGGCCATCATGGTCTACGACCTCTTCTGGAGGATGGACGACACCACCAAGACGGTCTTCGCATTCGCCAGCATGCTCTGCCTGCTCAACTCCACCGTCAACCCCATCATCTACGCCCTGCGGAGCAAGGACCTGCGCCACGCCTTCCTGAGCACCTGCAGGGCGTGCCAGGGCAGCGCCCAGCCACTGGACAACAGCCTGGAGTCCGACTGCCAGAACCAGAACCGGGGCGCCAATGCCGCCGCTGCCGCCAGCAAGGCTGCCGAGAGCTGCGTCAAGACCACGGTGAAGATCGCCAAAGCTACCATGTCTGTCTCCACGGAAACGTCCGCCGAAGCGGTGTGAGCCACACCGCCTCCGTCGCCCTTATGAAGGACACCCTCCCCTCCATGCCCGTCATACTCCTTCCGAGGGTTTGCCAAACTTTAGGACGAATGAAATCCAGTTCCccctggggggtggggctgtcCCACATGACTTCAAAAAGGCaacttaatatttaaaaaataaataaataaaacaacaggcTGATTCGATGTGTCATTTCACACAAGTGTGGCATTGTAGTGTGATAGTGCTTTGCCTAAGTGCCAAACTGATTTCATGATGGGGAGAGAAATGGGATCAGAAGGACATGAGGACGGTTGCAGGACCTTGTGACAGTTTAGTCATTGTCTGTCTCGTTGAATTTTAAGTCATGACCTACTCCTCATAAACTGTGCCATCAGTCTGGAGGTGCTGCAAGTGAATTCGTAAAGGATTGCCTTGTTTTTATGGAAAAAGAGGTAGTCAAATATAAGACTAAAGTCATGGAATACTGAGCtattttgatatttacattGAAAGACTAATTGATTTGGACAGttaatatttctgtgtgtacataCTGAACATCAAaggaaataacaataaaaaatggaacTTTCAGTTAGTTTTAGGTGTAAAACTGTGgcacatttacatgcaaatggCTCACTTGAAGGGTGAGGAGCTGAAGAATGGGACTGCACACACATCTAAATTCAGCGGTCTTCAGAAACGCCTGCTGGAGGGGAGGCAAAATTTTCTACAAAAAAGAAGCAGAGCCTAAGCATGTTTTCAACAAAGGCACAGTGAGTGTGATTTTAGGAAATGTGAGTAAAGTTACCCCTGGATCACGCTTTTAGTTACCGAGGATGATTTCACTGAAGATATAATGTATTAGGGGGGTGTGTTGGACTGAAACAGCAGTTCAAAAACTGGACTACAGTGCATGGGCAAAGCACAGAAGACTTCAGAAATCTGAacactgtgtctgctctgtaaTGTTTTATAGTGATCTGTCAAATGGTGTACACAGTTTATAGGCTGATAAAGAGGACTGCATCAAGACCTGAAGATGCACTCTCGCAAAGACTGGTACTGAAAGGGACAGCCACTATTATGGTTTATCAGGCACAATGTCAATATTGTTTGGAAAcgtgtataaaaaaaaactttgaaaagcTGTTCTTATGTAAAACAATGGGAAGGTATGTACCAATATGATGAAAGGGAATTTTCTAGCAAGGAGGAATTCCACAGGAAGTTTGAGTTTTGCTTTCCTGTTTAGGCCTCTGAGATTTACTGAGGCCTTTGTTCAATGTGTCTTGGCCTTTGAGCAATGGCTCTATTACACTTACGGTGATGCTAGGCAGATGCTAAAATGAGTATTTTTGTATCAATCGGGTCATCTACCTGCACAGTCCCAGCGGGTCCTCCCACTTACTGCCCAagaagaacaaaatgaacactaTAAAAGACAAATGTCAACAAATGAGATTGCAATTAATACCAACATGTCATTTAATCTTTTGCAAAGCATTGGCTTTGGCAATTCTGTTAATGTAACTTGTTGTGGTTATGTTGTGTAACACAGGGTTTTTCTCAGTCAGGTCCAccagctcctctctcacacactgaagcCAAGGACCTGGTGGAGTGAGTGCCTAGTGTAACTACAGCCCTCTTGTGTGCCCTGGCCCTGTTTCCTTCCTACAGAAATTTGGTAGTTAGCCCCCACACCGAATATACATGTGTTTGGTCCCACCAGTCCCTTGTGTCTGCAGTTGGCTCGGGGGTACCCAGAGTGTGTTAAGGATTCTACATGGAAAATCTTGGCAAATGGGTCCTTTTTGTCTTCCACCCAGTTCAAACTACCCTGTTACACTGACAGATGAAGTTAGCCTAGAACTGGTGGGCTTGATTTTGTAGGCTCTTAAGATATTGGGACGTgttagtttttaaaatgttctaaaTTAGCATTATGAGCTTGACGGTTGGTGATTGAAAATGTTGAATCAGAAACCAAAAATCAAGACCTGGTTTGTCAATTGAATTTGAAGACAAAGCTCACTGCTGTTAGTTTAAGTCTGCATTCTTACTATAAATAGTCTCTAAAGGTAGTCTGTTGACATGAGAAGCTAGTCATTCACATAACAAAGTCAAGACGGCCTTGTTTAATCAAACTCATATTTTTTATACACACATTGTGATTTGGTGTATCGATTGAATGGTAAGTAAAATATTTCCGCTGAGACTTTGTCTGGTTTAGCCTTACTCTGTGGACAGTAGGGGTGATATCAGTGTGCAACTGGTGTGAAATGTTCCTTCACTGGCCCTTAATACAGGTTCAAGAACGGCAAATGCACCTGCATTTTGGAGATGATGTGACGTATATACACGTTTTTACCATCATTTTATGGTtgctgaaaacagcactgcTACTGTATGTCTCTTCTGTGGCCATATGAACACCCAAGTGTTTGCGCGAGCTGGGATCCAATAAGCATCTCTTAAGCCTTGCATTCCCGTTGACCCAGAGTGCACTGACTAAagtcaaaacaagaaaaaagaaatattacacCATTGTACAGTATTATACTTGGTTTACTGTAGTTGATaagcacacagctgtgcagaaaCTGTGTTTGACTGACATTGCCAGTGATTTTTAAAGGATTTACCTTGTAAATCAGCTGTGGTTTTAGCATATACTGCTTACCTCTGTTCTACGTGGTCAAATTGTGATTACTCTGTTTCCCGTCAAGCTTAAATCCAATATGGCTGTGATGTGC encodes:
- the LOC118786712 gene encoding cannabinoid receptor type 1A-like; this encodes MKSALDGVADTTFRTITTGLQYLGSNEASYNDATIDSDFAKGGYPLQKPLSAFRSDSFPGKIPVDEELILKGIPFYPTNITDLLVNRSGVAEGAGAIQCGENFMDMECFMVLTPSQQLAVAVMALTLGTFTVLENLVVLCVILHSRTLRGRPSYHFIGSLAVADLLGSVIFVYSFLDFHVLHRKDSPNVFLFKLGGVTASFTASVGSLFLTAIDRYISIHKPLAYKRIVTRTKAVIAFCMMWAISIIIAVLPLLGWNCKRLNSVCSDIFPLIDENYLMFWIGVTSVLLLFIVYAYMYILRKAHRHAVRMLSRTSQKSVVVYSADGTKVQTTRQPEQARMDIRLAKTLVLILVALIICWGPVLAIMVYDLFWRMDDTTKTVFAFASMLCLLNSTVNPIIYALRSKDLRHAFLSTCRACQGSAQPLDNSLESDCQNQNRGANAAAAASKAAESCVKTTVKIAKATMSVSTETSAEAV